A single genomic interval of Drosophila virilis strain 15010-1051.87 chromosome 2, Dvir_AGI_RSII-ME, whole genome shotgun sequence harbors:
- the LOC6632991 gene encoding probable palmitoyltransferase ZDHHC24 yields MVKIPVRVLRQVCRSIICLETSMWRFIKQHRVRIIQIVHPLSAALLLLAVGFFFIYEMFYILPEFCDTSGIFYNFNWLLCAFLLHNIAGNMIMCWRTDTSFVALPKCRQHPLPTEAHLWHLCTHCQMLVPPRAWHCRLCNCCMLKRDHHCNVTANCVGHLNQRYFVGLLFHLSLGCGIAFVYNVYHLWSQRQILFSDPIGYLSLSMGLRIVSFPGHNNNDPTIDSKLTWLIINGGVIKLNIFAMILASSHLILQLIMISRGSCLYFVRDRSYDFGFWQNLQLVLGKRLFWTMLSPLVPSPLPHDGTQWQQHALEQGAKKPV; encoded by the coding sequence ATGGTCAAAATTCCCGTGAGAGTCCTGAGGCAGGTGTGCCGTTCAATCATCTGCCTGGAGACGAGCATGTGGCGCTTCATCAAGCAGCATCGCGTGCGAATAATTCAGATAGTTCATCCCCTGTCGGCAGCCCTGTTGTTGCTCGCCGTTGGattcttttttatatacgAAATGTTTTACATACTGCCCGAGTTTTGTGACACGTCCGGCATATTCTATAATTTCAATTGGCTGCTCTGCGCCTTTCTGCTCCACAATATTGCGGGCAACATGATCATGTGCTGGCGCACAGATACAAGCTTTGTGGCACTGCCCAAGTGTCGACAGCATCCGCTGCCAACAGAGGCGCATCTATGGCACTTGTGCACCCACTGTCAGATGCTGGTGCCGCCACGAGCCTGGCACTGCCGTCTCTGCAACTGTTGCATGCTGAAGCGGGATCATCATTGCAATGTGACGGCCAATTGTGTTGGGCATCTCAATCAGCGCTATTTTGTCGGCCTGTTGTTCCATCTTAGCCTGGGCTGTGGCATTGCCTTCGTCTACAATGTGTATCATCTGTGGAGCCAGCGCCAGATCTTGTTCAGCGATCCCATTGGCTATTTGAGTCTATCTATGGGCTTGCGGATCGTGAGTTTCCCGGgtcacaacaacaatgatCCCACAATCGATTCGAAATTGACCTGGCTTATCATAAATGGCGGCGTTATCAAGCTCAATATTTTCGCCATGATATTGGCCAGTTCGCACCTGATCCTGCAGCTGATCATGATTAGCCGCGGCAGCTGTTTGTATTTTGTACGTGATCGTAGCTACgattttggcttttggcaAAATCTGCAGCTGGTGTTGGGAAAGCGTCTATTCTGGACCATGTTGTCGCCGCTTGTGCCCAGCCCCCTGCCCCACGATGGCACCCAGTGGCAGCAGCATGCTCTGGAGCAGGGGGCCAAGAAGCCCGTATAA
- the LOC6632992 gene encoding uncharacterized protein codes for MMQLHLLCIWWLSQCLALTINGHCLRQSLRAEAAAEVLAARHMWQPSRPATPWLADTGSCAGPTALRRTADSHVAAGNQLHGSNATVAWTAAPAVSRANYVYQCAAKRVADPSPDSTAAKAKSPSQQLRQQQQQLTVPAFVLQLANIWNGT; via the exons ATGATGCAGCTACATTTGCTGTGCATTTGGTGGCTAAGCCAATGTTTAG CATTGACAATAAACGGACATTGCCTCAGGCAATCGCTGCGTGCGGAAGCAGCAGCTGAGGTGCTTGCCGCACGCCACATGTGGCAGCCATCGCGGCCAGCCACTCCCTGGTTGGCCGACACAGGCAGCTGCGCGGGCCCAACAGCTTTGCGGCGCACAGCTGACAGCCATGTGGCAGCAGGCAACCAGCTGCATGGCTCCAATGCAACAGTCGCCTGGACAGCGGCTCCCGCGGTGAGCAGGGCTAATTATGTCTATCAATGCGCCGCCAAGCGTGTGGCAGATCCATCGCCAGATTCGACcgcagccaaagccaaaagcccTTCCCAGCaactgcggcagcagcagcaacagttgacAGTGCCTGCATTTGTGCTGCAGCTGGCCAATATTTGGAATGGAACTTAA